The DNA segment TGGCGCCTCTGTTTCGTTttataaaatgattttttttattattattattagggtgTATTGTATTGTGCTTATGTTGCCATATAGCCGTTATAAATATACTGTTAAACATTACATTATTCACATTTAAAAAGGAAGAGATTATATTATACGAGTCACTTCATCATCTTTTACTTGGGCCAGATATACTCATTTCCAGGCCCAAATTCCAACAAACATGGCCAAAAAgcccaaaaaaattaacaaaaattagaaCTAAGTAGAACCTTGCTCTGTGCTTGGTTTAGAGTGGGGTTTTGTTTCCTGGACTTGCTGACTTGCAACTAAAAATAAAGGAAGGATAATATACTTAGATTTGTGGGTGTATACCGTATAGCACACAAGGTGTTTGATAAAAGTTCCCAAAGGCTCTTCCATTTCTTATTTATCTGCTGCATCATTTCTCTACTTTGCCGTTGGTTCTACGCTCCGTATCCATCCAGCTTCCAATTCCAATCCAATAACATTAGAGaaattctcttctttcttcatcACATCAGTGACGTGATTTCTACGCTTCATTGATTAAGAAAAAGTAAGCATTGCTTTCTTTCATATTCATAATTCCATTCTTCAGCttctaactttaaaaaaaaaattgattttttttttaaatctataacttcatgatttcttgtttgTTATGTGTTCTAGCTAATGGATATTCCGTTGCCGGTGGATAAATTAGCTTTGCAATTGATCAACAATGAACCCCCTCCAAACACAACCAAGTATGTTCCTTatattattatgcatttttcttTGGTTAATGTAATGGTCAATTTTGTGGTTGAATTATTCTGTGAACTTCACTATCAATTGTTGAGTTTATGACATACTTTCTGTATCTCTGTCCAAAAAATCAGCAGTAAGATATATGTTGTTCTTGTCGCTACGGGGAGCTTCAATCCACCTACCTTCATGCATTTGCGAATGTTCGGTGAGTGCCATTTACACCTCactttcttttccttatttacAGCTGAGTTGCCAGTGCTTTGTAGCTTTAAACCCTGAAAAGTTAATATGATGAATGAGAAttgttattgaaattaaaagctTTGCAAAAATGTTCAAATAAGTTGTGGAATTTGGATGAGAACCAATTTATACATgtggatgtggtgtcttcttATATTGTCAACTTCCTTAAGTTATGATGTCTGAGTTTATACTAAATAAGTCAGCAGAGGGGAGCAATCTACGTTCATAATTTTACCTCTAGCCTCCCCGACTACTACTTAATGAAAATTCATTGATATGATTTCTTGGTATTTTATTTgtgtatttattcattttttacttCATTTATATAATGTAATCCCCTCCCCCTCCTTTTTATGGATATTAACGTTAGAGCTTGCAAGAGATGCACTGAATTCAGAAGGTTACTGCGTAATTGGAGCTTACATGTCTCCTGTGAACGATGCGTATAAGAAAAAGGTACGCTACTATCAAATGTGCATGTGTATAACTTCTTAATAAGGGAAATATATGCTTGCCATGTGAGAAACACTGAAGTTATTATGAGAGTCAATAGGCAATCTATTTGAGATTTGGAAGACTCcttgaaatattatttttaattttgtagaaATTCTATGAGAACAAAGCTTAACTTTCTTTTATGCATCTATAATATTTGTCTTTTATTCGCCTATTTAAATGAATATATCTCCTTCGCAGTTGCACATTCTAATATTCTGCCTCTTTTATGCTGATACAGAACCTAATATCTGCTGAACATCGAATGCAATTATGTAATCTAGCTTGCAAAAGTTCAGATTTTGTAATGGTTGATCCATGGGAGGTAAATAGCCCCTATCTATCTGCCAGTTTGCAAACATCCCTTTATCACCCGTGCAAATGTGAGAAGTACAATGGTCTGTGGTGGCCTCATTTCctcatattttgaatttttatatggTTGTAACTCCTATAGGCAAATCAAAGCACCTATCAACGCACTTTAACCGTGCTGTCCAGAGTCCACAGTTCAATATGTGGGAAAGGATTAATATCTAGAGGTATGTTCTAAAACAAAACTTTAACGAAAGAAAAGTAGTCTTCTGTCCATATAAGATTTCTCCCCAGCCCACTGTTAATATGTAAAccaagggaaagaagaagaagcaatagtGGTTATCTTAATCTCCTTTAAGAGCGCTAGTCCCCACTATtgatgaaattttaaaattgaatgcTTAGGGTTATGTTTTCATTTTGAACgctttgttatttaaataattattgcaTTGGTTTCAATATTAGGGCATGTTTTCCTCTCTGTAGTTTTTCAGAAGTCCTTGGTGCTACGACAATACATAGTCAGCCAGCTTATTTTGATTGTGTTCTACTAAAGCCTTCAAAGTTTTTCTAGATGCTTATTGTTATTAAATGGGGCTGTAAACTAGAAAGAAactttgatattttcttttcacGTTATAAACATTTCAAATAGAATAACTTGCCTTTCTATTTGTTAGTCCAGGAACCCTCAAGGTCATGCTTGTCTGTGGTTCTGATCTGATTCATTCTTTTAGCATTCCAGGATTTTGGATTCCTGACCAGGTAAATATTcaatacataaatataaatgttGTTTATAATATCAGTAGCTTTGCATTGAATCATTTGGTGAATCTAGGACATAAATGCTATTCTAATGGGAtcacataatatttttgaaaaccatccACAGATGGTTGTGGAATTCAAGGATAGGAATTGGATTGGTTATGTTTCTGTGGAGTTTATTATTAGAAACTTAGAATTGATAAGATTAGTGAGCTTAGAAGTTTACCTCTGCTAGCACCTATATATGATAATAACAGTAGAGTTTAAATAtgcttgttagttgttagtgaTAGATTGTGGAAATAATGGACTATGATTTGGTGATTTCAAATTAGGTTAAGAGTATATGCAGAGATTATGGAATAGTCTGCATTCGCAGAGAAGGACAAGATGTTGAGAAGATTATATCCGATGATGAAATTTTGAAGGAGAATCAGGTATATATCAGACTTATATAACTTGTCCAAATTGCTTATCAATCTTCAGAATGAACTTTTGCTAGTTAGCTTTTATACTTATCATCAAAGTTGCCATTACGATTTTTAGGCTAATATCAAAGTTGTGCATGACCTTGTACCGAACCAAATCAGTTCAACGAGATTAAGGTAATCCTATGACCTTGTTTGCTTCTATAAGAGTTTAGTACAGTGATTTAACAAAAGacatattattttgtttttgctgTCTTTACTAATTGTCTAATTTCAGGGACTGCATTGCAAGAGGATTATCAATAAAATACCTGACAGCAGATGAAGTGATTGATTATATCAGAGATCAGAAATTATACTTAACCTTGgatgataaataattagtaGTGTTGTGATATGATGAGGTTTATTCACCTTATAATCTGTAAGAATTGTGATGTAACTATGAGGCCAATATTCAATAATCAATTACTAGATGAAAATCAAACTGCATGCAAGTTACCAATATTACCTTAACTTGCGTTTAGCATCTTCTTAATCATTCAATTACCCTGTATTTTGAAGAATAATTAGAGTCTTAGCTAACAATAATTCACTACAATAGCCATGAACACACAGTCAAAAGTTTTGCATGTTCTTATTCCATAGTAGTTCTTACAATTGCATGGTTCTATTCTACTACTTAACCATTGCTTAGTTCTTCGACCAACTCAAAGGAACTTGTCACGATTGAGGTAAGCAAGAGGATCAAACTCACTCCCTCCAACATTGTCACCACTAGTTGACCAAGCCCCACCACCCAACCTGAACCCACCACAAACCTTCCCAGTCCCCCTTGGGTCATACTCACTCCTACACGCAAAGGATGTTGGTGGATAAGTCCACCAACACCCCCACACGTGTAGGGGTTGGTGGTGGAGCAACATTCTTGTCACGGCGTTGAGGAGCATCAGTGTAGTGTGCCTCAGCGCCAATATAGCGCACATGGCTAAGATGAGCCTTGAGAAGCTCGGCGTAGTTGTCGAAACCAAGGCTCGACATGGCCCATATCATGTCCTCAGCAGCAAGAGCCCTACGTTGCTCGGTGTCACAATGCCCATTTGCTTCGTAGGTAACTATTCCTATGAACTCACAAACGCAGCTACGAACAATTTCTTTGGTGTCATCACAAATCTTTGCATGCTTTGGAACAATTTGTCTCATATCCTATGCACGCTTGACATGGGCAACGTTATCAGGTTTTCTTCTTTCTGGTTGCTTCCTCCAATTCTTGAGTctaaaagaaactaaaaaagtaaatagtctaaaaaaaatagttgcattattaaaaatactttaaCCATTTACTTTCACATTTGTTTTCTCTAAGAAATTCTCGTACCTTATAGTTGGATGACATTGACATAgtagaaatatttaataacaattaaaaaagatggaggattatatatatatatattcaatttattaaagTTTAATGGAGATTATGAAGGTGGTCAAGGTCAAGGTAACAAACTCCATAAAGAAAAAAGGACAAAAATCTTATCAGTGTGTGAGGTGGCATAATCAATGTGCTTTAATGCACATATGATCTAGTCAATTATTCTGTTGTAACTAGTCAGTGTAACGCTAGAAATATCTGAATGCATgaataagataataataataataaacacaaGTTTATATATAAGCATTGACGGATGTATGTATGTGCCTGTGGGGGCACTTGCCCCCCACTCCAATTTGatccaatttaaaatttttacgagTATAATAtggtaataatatttatttgtccttattaaattattgaatttatttttataataattttttatttaatttttaatattttatagtcaatttaaaaattttataggataaaatatattttttgtttctaaaatttgacaaaagttttaaaaatacccctaagttttattttgttttaattttgtcccaaaagttttcgatttgcatcaaatatactcctaacggctaatttttcaaaaaatttaaaaccaattcaacaacaatttcataagaacaatcctcaacacaagcaaatcaagcataatttttatgcattattgttagattggtcttaaattttttgaaaatttagccgatagaggtatatttgatgcaaatcgaaaacttttggaacaaaattgaaacaaaataaaacttaggggtatttttgaaatttttgccAAACTTTAGgaacaaaaagtatactttacccaATTTTATATTAGATATCATTAGAATGATccattctcaatttaaatgaaatttgtgtctttttttttagaaatcgATTCGAAAAagtattatttatctttttttatattaattttaatttcttctccgTAACAACTGTATTAATTGAAAAAACCTTCTCAACTATGAATCTCAATAAGAATTGACTTATTTCTAATTGTATGAGAAGTAAATTTTTAagtagttatatatatatataagagtaaTATTACACATCTAAGTCTTTTTATTAACTAAGTCTAATCAAGTTAAACAATAAGATTTAGAATAATGCTAGTCATATCTGATTTTTGTTAtcttaaattaactaattaacttgGTTGGATTTAGTTAACAAAAAAACTTGAATGTatagcattattattattattattattcaatataaaaagagaaatattttgATTGGatgattaagaaaaagattactcaatttttttaaaatataaaacttaaataaccATGAAAGCTCGAAACTAATCTTGTACCCATGATAGATGCTGTCCGTGTGACAAAAGTGCCCTGGCTTGGATCTGAGCTTCGTTCGTGGGTTTCCGAACCTACGTGGCACTCCCAATCTCCCCCCAAATCTGAGCCAACcattcaccatcatcatcttcatcttcttcaccaTTACCATCACCATAACCTCCATAACCTCCATCACCATCACCTCAGCACCGCCACGGCCACCTCCCTTCACCACAACCTCCGGCGACAACCCACACCGCCGCGcccctttctcttcttcttcccctcttctcacttCCGCTGAGTCCAGAAACCACAGCGCCAACTCCTCCTCTCCACCAAAGCCTAGAGCGGCGGCGGCCACCTTCTCCATTCCTGGGTCTCCTCTCGTCTGCCACCAAACAGTCGCGACACCCAACCTTCTCCGCAGTGTCCTTACGGCGTTTCAACCCGTCACCACTCTCCTGTCCGAACCCTAGCTCTGCTTCATCCACCGAAGACACAGATGAAGGCGAAGATGAACGTGACAAGCACGTGCTGGTTCCCAAGAAGCCTCAACCGCAAATGGTTTCCAAACCCTCGTCTTCTTCATCTGAAGTCGAATCGGATTTGGAGCCCGAGCCCAAGCATGAGCCCGAGTCTCAATTGGAAAACGCTAAACCCTCTTCAAAGTTGAAGTCTCAACCTTCGTCTGCTGTCAGTCTAGCCAAATTCGGGTCAAAGCGCGCAGCCAAGAACAGTATCGACCACTCGAACCAACCAAAGCGTGGGAAGAAGGCACAGGACGATGACGCCGCCAGCTCCGATGAAGAGGATCCAAATAAATCACGTGACGAGTCCAAATCCATCTTTCAGAAGGTTTTTAGTGAGAAAGATGAGAAGGCTGGGAAGAGTACCCCAAAGAAGGCACTAGTGCCTTTGGATTCAAATGAAGGTAAAAGGATATGTGAATTGTGTGGGACTGGTTTAGCTTTGACTTCAATGTTGAGGTACGATGGGACTTTTGGTGAGCCTTATGGTgaaggttatattagaaaaggaATAGAGTTGCTTGGAGTCTCAGAGAGGGAAGAGATCGAGGCTAGGTGGAGGAAGTTCGAAGAtgctaaaaaaaaattgtatgcgGAGAggggaaaaagaagagaaaggggCGCGGTGGTGTGGGTTGTCGCCGGAGGTTGTGGTGAAGGGAGATGGCTGTGGCGGTGCTGAGGTGATGGTGATGGAAGTTATGGAGGttatggtgatggtgatggtggagaagatgaagatgatgatggtgaatgGTTGGCTCAGATTTGGGGGGGAGGTTGGGAGTGCCACGTAAGTTCGGAAACCTACGAACCAAGCTCAGATCCAAGCTAGGACACTTTTGTCACACGGACAGTATCTATCATGGGTATAAGATTAGTTTCGAGCTTTCATGAGTACAAATGTCAGCGTTTTCATCTCTCATAGATACAAATGGTCATTTattctatataaatatataatgattaataactaatttttatatacacataatatttttattatatatattttgtctattatcaaaattttttaaatctatccctgtatataaattttttaaatctatCACTGTATATAAGAGTATTATTGTAGTATTACTTTATTTGAAACTAGACAATGGAGTGAATGGACCATTGAAATCGATATGAAATGCAtaacctttttaaaaaattgtgaaaaatcaaactcaaaaatcaaaataaaacgcGAAAGAAGagaattctaaaaatctacAAATAAAATGTcatattttcataaatatagtgttataataaatatttttttggttcccgttataataaatatttattacgcATAAGAACAATAACGAATAATTTGAAGGACCAGAAATATAATATATCGTTAGGAAAAtcattaaatatttgaaaaacaaataatttaagaTGTAATtcaagtttaatttttaaattaaataaattaaaaatgttaaataataGTATTTTGAGTTTAAATATAACTGTTGAAAGTCTATGTTAAATCGAAAAAGgatgtttaaattaaaaattttgtaaaataatttttttttggaatttatttaaatagatgTAATTCaagttataaaattttaaattttatgaatttgtttGATAATTTAGATGGGATATTATGTAATTTTTGATTAAGtaatattgaattaattattactTTGTCTTAAGAATAAATAATAGTTTGTGAATAATGGTTGGTGTTAAAGTCACGTAGTTATAGAAAGAAAAGTTTGAACTTCTTTTAAGTTGTTCCTTTTGTTGTTTAACACCGGTAGGCCGGGAAGTGAGCGTATGTGAGGCGAGGTTGCTCAAGCTGAAGTTCGGCCGACGAAAATTTAGCTTGGTTGACAGTTGGAGTCGTTAACAATGAAGCTGAAGGTCGACCCACCGAAAATTCAGGAGCTGACTCGAGCTCACGAGCTGGCTCAAATATATGTTAGGAAGTTAACCGACAATTCTATTTgagtaaattataaattataagttatatatTCTAAAGACATGtagaaaagaataaatttatatattatctatctTATGGAGCAAGCTTGGCTGAGAAGCCTACGAGTTTAGGTTATGGAGCTAAACATCGAGTGGAGCTCAAGGTGACTCATGAGCTGGCTTGAGTCACTTCCAGCCCTAAAAATTGGTGGAGAGAATCCAAAGATTGACAGCTATCTGCTCCGTTATGGGGAGTTGTAGTGGAAAAGCTTTTTAACAATGAGGCCTAAAATGATtgataattttttcataaaacttTATCGTGTAAGCACTACATTTTTCGATTCCTCATGCGTCCGTAGAATGTTATGTTTGtgtcattttttatttctgtcGTTCACGACAATATGCAGtaataaatttttctaaaactaCCTTTTGCATCCTAAATCGTAAAAAATTTCGTTTCAGCCCCGTAGTATCGACCAAGTTTATTTGGACATTTTCTATTCTTACATGATATTATAGTAGGTTTTCTCCTAAGGCCGATACTCTGGTACTGAAAGGGAATTTATTTCTGCATGTAATGAAATTAGATGGCCGTAAGGGAGTGCGACGCGTGTTGGCGAGCGAGATCCAGGCGGAGACTACTTCTGCTGTAACAGTGGGTGGAGCGGCGGTTGATTTGCTGCGATATAGGTTTATGTGAATAAGTTAGatgttgataaaaaataattaaggtAATCGACCGAGAGATTTTTGTTGGATAAAGTGTTTGTCGGTCCCGATTGTTGGCTTCTCGTTAGCAATGGTTTCCGTCCATCCTACATGAAAATCAGTTGGCGATATGAGAAAAGTTTCATGCAACCATGGTTTGATGGACAAGGAATCGGATTTGAATTGGCAGGAACCGAGTAATAGTGCTGACGGGGGCATAGTTCTTATAACCGAACCGGAGATCGAACTGGTCAGATTATTGGGTCAATGGTTCGTTGGTTTAACCGGAAGCTCACGGGTTGGAACCGTTGACTCGGTACTACATAACTAAAAATTAagaatagtaaaaaatataaaattaagctGTGAAATACAtattttgactaattttttaaaaatatcgagttattttaaaataatatagacCACAAATAAtaagtatgtttttatttttattatatttttaatactttttatttttatattaaaataagaatcGCTTATAAATTTCAATGATTTATTAATTCAGATATGTAAATCACAGTATTATAAAAGCATAATTGATGTAATAATGAGAGAaattataactaaaattaaaataaattagagaGAAATAAAGTATTCCATAAAAGATATCTATGTATATGTTATACTTTGCATATATGTTAATAAGAATGATGATAGACTGGTAGCTTTGAATGGCTGTATTTTTATAGAGTGCAAGAATTCGANNNNNNNNNNNNNNNNNNNNNTGCCGTCCAAATTTTAGACCGGAGCGGTGTAAGGTCCGGTTTAAGGGTTTTTTAGTCAAACCGACCAATCCGATTCCGTTTTAATAACCCGGGTCCGGCACTTGCCTGCTGTGCTTTTAAGTTTTAGTTtctccaataaaaaataattttatattaaatgtgTACTCGCCTTAAACTTTAAATGATTCCGT comes from the Arachis duranensis cultivar V14167 chromosome 7, aradu.V14167.gnm2.J7QH, whole genome shotgun sequence genome and includes:
- the LOC107496165 gene encoding nicotinamide/nicotinic acid mononucleotide adenylyltransferase isoform X2 — encoded protein: MDIPLPVDKLALQLINNEPPPNTTNKIYVVLVATGSFNPPTFMHLRMFELARDALNSEGYCVIGAYMSPVNDAYKKKNLISAEHRMQLCNLACKSSDFVMVDPWEANQSTYQRTLTVLSRVHSSICGKGLISRGTLKVMLVCGSDLIHSFSIPGFWIPDQVKSICRDYGIVCIRREGQDVEKIISDDEILKENQANIKVVHDLVPNQISSTRLRDCIARGLSIKYLTADEVIDYIRDQKLYLTLDDK
- the LOC107496165 gene encoding nicotinamide/nicotinic acid mononucleotide adenylyltransferase isoform X1 encodes the protein MDIPLPVDKLALQLINNEPPPNTTNSKIYVVLVATGSFNPPTFMHLRMFELARDALNSEGYCVIGAYMSPVNDAYKKKNLISAEHRMQLCNLACKSSDFVMVDPWEANQSTYQRTLTVLSRVHSSICGKGLISRGTLKVMLVCGSDLIHSFSIPGFWIPDQVKSICRDYGIVCIRREGQDVEKIISDDEILKENQANIKVVHDLVPNQISSTRLRDCIARGLSIKYLTADEVIDYIRDQKLYLTLDDK